The Opitutales bacterium ASA1 genome window below encodes:
- the pheT gene encoding phenylalanine--tRNA ligase subunit beta: MKLSLNWLKNYLSLSASTDEITRALTFLGFEVEGVEHTGLAPIEGLVVGEILVRDRHPNADKLSVCSVRTAPGAEPQQIVCGAPNCDAGNRVLVALSGAVLPGEFKIKPTKIRGVESNGMMCSARELGLGEDHAGLLILQNAPELGTPGHLAVGEGDTVFDVEITPNRPDVLSQLGLARELAAWFKLPLAYPEIHFSAPAGESGRALLAGVEVDAPEACPLYTAHVVRGVKIGPSPEWLQKALTSIGLRPINNVVDVTNYVLHETGQPLHAFDAKKIRGPRLVIRFAKEGERIVTLDDKERVLAPSHLVIADAERPLVVAGVMGGADAEVDASTTDLVLESAYFRPTGIRRTSKALQMSSDSSYRFERGVDACGVVPAARRAVDLILATAGGEAVGPAYVVGSEPVSENEIVLSPDFVRERCGFDIPDDDQKDVLDRLELAVTREETDDAGRTRWTVAVPSWRGDLERPIDLVEEVLRVYGTEKIPATRPVLRSVVSEDDPVATFVRRAGRVLIGRGFAESVNYTLRSEAELVRSTGGEDVRAFAVANPLATDQSHLRRSLVPGLLQTLRFNQAHGNPDTLFFETGRVFRAEGADVYELVSVGFVIAAPENVRAWKTREAPDFFAAKRVVLDAASSAGVVVRDESFRRIESSGTIWQPGHSAAAGSFKEGFTIEVGLVDLAYARSLGIDGPVLAGSFEILPERLRQSGCIVRYKSVSTFPAATRDLALVCPEAEPAGRVQTTLVKAARKSLANAFALEKVELFDVYRGKGLPDGSKSLAFALTFRAGDRTLTDDEVAKVFAAVQREVEAAGYTVRK, from the coding sequence ATGAAACTCTCGCTCAACTGGCTGAAGAACTACCTTTCGCTTTCGGCGTCGACCGACGAGATCACGCGCGCGCTCACCTTTCTCGGATTCGAAGTCGAAGGCGTCGAGCACACCGGCCTCGCGCCCATCGAGGGGCTCGTCGTCGGAGAGATTCTCGTCCGTGATCGCCATCCCAACGCGGACAAACTGTCCGTGTGCTCCGTGCGCACTGCGCCAGGCGCCGAGCCGCAACAGATCGTGTGCGGAGCGCCCAATTGCGATGCCGGCAATCGCGTGCTCGTCGCGCTCTCGGGCGCGGTGCTGCCGGGCGAATTCAAAATCAAGCCCACGAAGATCCGCGGCGTGGAGTCCAACGGCATGATGTGTTCCGCGCGCGAACTCGGGCTCGGCGAGGACCACGCCGGTCTGCTCATCCTCCAGAACGCGCCGGAGCTGGGCACGCCGGGACATCTCGCGGTGGGCGAGGGCGACACCGTCTTCGACGTCGAGATCACGCCGAACCGCCCCGACGTGCTCAGCCAGCTCGGGCTCGCGCGCGAACTCGCCGCCTGGTTCAAGCTCCCGCTCGCGTATCCGGAAATCCACTTCAGCGCGCCCGCGGGCGAATCCGGCCGTGCGCTGCTCGCCGGCGTCGAGGTCGATGCCCCGGAGGCGTGCCCGCTCTACACCGCGCACGTCGTGCGCGGCGTGAAGATCGGTCCGAGTCCCGAGTGGTTGCAGAAGGCGCTGACCTCGATCGGTCTCCGCCCGATCAATAACGTGGTCGACGTCACGAACTACGTCCTGCACGAGACCGGGCAACCGCTCCACGCCTTCGACGCGAAGAAGATCCGCGGCCCGCGGCTCGTCATCCGTTTCGCGAAGGAAGGCGAGCGCATCGTCACGCTCGACGACAAGGAGCGCGTGCTGGCGCCCTCGCACCTCGTCATCGCCGACGCCGAGCGCCCGCTCGTGGTCGCGGGGGTGATGGGCGGCGCCGACGCCGAAGTCGACGCATCGACGACGGATCTCGTGCTCGAGTCCGCCTACTTCCGCCCGACCGGCATCCGCCGCACGTCGAAGGCGCTGCAGATGTCGAGCGACAGCTCGTATCGTTTCGAACGCGGCGTCGACGCATGCGGCGTAGTGCCGGCGGCACGACGCGCGGTCGACCTCATCCTCGCCACCGCGGGCGGCGAGGCCGTCGGCCCCGCTTATGTCGTCGGCTCGGAGCCCGTCTCTGAAAACGAGATCGTGCTCTCGCCGGATTTCGTGCGCGAGCGTTGCGGATTCGACATCCCGGACGACGACCAGAAGGACGTGCTCGATCGCCTCGAACTCGCGGTCACGCGCGAGGAGACCGACGACGCGGGCCGCACGCGATGGACCGTCGCCGTGCCGAGCTGGCGCGGAGATCTGGAGCGCCCGATCGACTTGGTCGAGGAGGTGTTGCGCGTTTACGGCACGGAGAAGATCCCCGCGACGCGTCCCGTCCTTCGATCGGTCGTTTCCGAAGACGATCCGGTGGCGACGTTCGTCCGCCGTGCGGGTCGCGTGTTGATCGGCCGCGGTTTCGCCGAGTCGGTCAACTACACCTTGCGGTCCGAGGCCGAGCTCGTGCGTTCGACCGGTGGAGAGGACGTGCGAGCGTTCGCCGTCGCCAATCCGCTCGCGACCGATCAGTCGCACCTACGCCGCTCGCTCGTGCCGGGACTGCTGCAAACGCTGCGTTTCAATCAGGCGCATGGAAATCCGGATACGCTCTTCTTCGAGACGGGTCGCGTCTTCCGCGCCGAGGGTGCCGACGTCTACGAACTCGTTTCGGTGGGCTTCGTGATCGCCGCACCCGAAAACGTCCGCGCGTGGAAGACGCGCGAAGCGCCCGACTTCTTCGCGGCCAAGCGCGTCGTGCTCGATGCGGCTTCGAGCGCCGGTGTCGTCGTGCGCGACGAGTCGTTCCGGCGTATCGAAAGTTCGGGTACGATCTGGCAGCCGGGCCACTCGGCCGCGGCGGGTTCGTTCAAGGAAGGCTTCACGATCGAGGTCGGCCTCGTCGACCTCGCCTACGCGCGCTCGCTCGGAATCGACGGCCCCGTGCTCGCCGGTAGTTTCGAAATCCTTCCCGAGCGACTGCGGCAGAGCGGCTGCATCGTACGCTACAAATCCGTGAGTACCTTCCCTGCGGCGACGCGCGACCTCGCGCTCGTCTGCCCGGAGGCGGAACCCGCGGGCCGCGTGCAGACGACGCTCGTCAAGGCCGCTCGCAAGTCGCTGGCCAACGCGTTCGCGCTGGAGAAGGTGGAACTCTTCGACGTCTATCGCGGCAAGGGTCTGCCGGACGGAAGCAAGAGCCTCGCGTTCGCGCTCACCTTCCGCGCTGGCGATCGGACGCTGACCGACGACGAGGTCGCCAAGGTCTTCGCCGCCGTGCAGCGCGAGGTCGAAGCTGCCGGATACACCGTGCGGAAATGA